A genome region from Deinococcus betulae includes the following:
- the phoU gene encoding phosphate signaling complex protein PhoU yields MREALENDLRAVLNGALNMLGTVEQMLPVAGDVLLREQVERLGEVKALDREVDAQEAQIEAECLRIIALHQPVARDLRMVALILKSLSDIERMGDYVVHVAEDGAELAQAPALKRYVNLSRMLDRLGEMSQNLRTAIADRDVSRAEATVQMDDEVDDLYEQIQRELVTYMLEDPRNISKALMLMRVGRSLERVGDHMENIAERVRYWVTGQREG; encoded by the coding sequence ATGCGCGAAGCCCTGGAAAACGATTTACGTGCCGTTCTGAACGGCGCCCTCAATATGCTGGGCACCGTCGAGCAGATGCTGCCGGTGGCCGGCGACGTGCTGCTGCGCGAGCAGGTCGAGCGCCTAGGCGAGGTCAAGGCCCTGGACCGCGAGGTGGACGCCCAGGAAGCGCAAATTGAGGCCGAGTGCCTGCGGATTATCGCGCTGCACCAGCCGGTGGCCCGCGACCTGCGCATGGTGGCCCTGATTCTCAAGAGCCTCAGCGACATCGAGCGCATGGGGGACTACGTGGTGCATGTGGCCGAAGACGGCGCCGAGCTGGCCCAGGCCCCGGCCCTCAAACGCTACGTGAACCTTTCGCGGATGCTGGACCGCCTGGGTGAAATGAGCCAGAACCTGCGCACCGCCATCGCCGACCGCGATGTGAGCCGCGCCGAGGCGACCGTGCAGATGGACGACGAGGTGGACGACCTCTACGAGCAGATTCAGCGCGAACTGGTCACCTACATGCTTGAAGACCCCCGCAATATCAGCAAGGCCCTGATGTTAATGCGCGTGGGCCGCAGCTTGGAGCGGGTGGGCGACCACATGGAAAATATCGCTGAGCGCGTGCGCTACTGGGTGACCGGCCAGCGCGAGGGGTAA
- the coaBC gene encoding bifunctional phosphopantothenoylcysteine decarboxylase/phosphopantothenate--cysteine ligase CoaBC has product MSEQAPDVLVIVGGSVAAVKAPAVLRRLRERGAHVRVIATRAALSFTTELALSTAAAGPVGTDEHWFEARPDALHLHSAKVDAAVVVGATADLLAGAAHGHAGSLALATLLSVRAPVIWVPAMNEAMWTHPAVQANAAQLRGWGHAFLGPAVGAFGTQGEGSGLGRMSEPEDIAGAVLALRPRTGNAQPGGVMPPSPSLCDLAGRQVVVSAGPTREYLDPVRFISNPSSGKMGFAVAEAARDRGAQVTLVTGPVNLPDPAGLKVVRIESALELRDAVVAAAQTADLVVMTAAVADYRAAAPSGEKQAKVAGDVTIHLTPNPDILAELGRDKGRRVLVGFAMETHAGVERAAGKAQRKNADFILLNYPTREGTAFGGDDNQVTLVRPDGRHEDWPRLSKREVAEQLLTEAVRLLPPTP; this is encoded by the coding sequence ATGAGCGAACAGGCGCCGGACGTACTTGTGATTGTGGGAGGCAGCGTGGCCGCCGTGAAGGCCCCAGCGGTCCTGCGCAGGCTGCGTGAGCGGGGCGCCCACGTCCGCGTGATCGCCACGCGCGCCGCCCTGAGCTTTACCACCGAGCTGGCCCTCAGCACCGCTGCTGCGGGCCCGGTGGGCACGGATGAGCACTGGTTCGAGGCCCGCCCGGACGCCCTGCACCTGCACAGCGCGAAGGTGGACGCCGCTGTGGTGGTGGGCGCCACCGCCGACCTGCTGGCCGGCGCCGCCCACGGTCACGCAGGTAGCCTAGCGCTGGCGACCCTGCTGAGCGTGCGCGCGCCCGTGATATGGGTGCCCGCCATGAATGAGGCCATGTGGACCCACCCGGCGGTGCAGGCCAACGCGGCGCAGTTGCGCGGCTGGGGCCACGCCTTCCTGGGGCCAGCCGTGGGCGCATTCGGCACCCAGGGCGAAGGGTCGGGCCTGGGTCGCATGAGCGAACCGGAGGACATTGCCGGGGCTGTGCTGGCGCTGCGGCCCAGGACAGGCAACGCTCAGCCCGGAGGCGTGATGCCCCCCTCCCCTTCCCTCTGCGACCTCGCAGGCCGCCAGGTGGTGGTCTCCGCTGGTCCTACGCGCGAGTACCTGGACCCGGTGCGCTTTATCAGCAATCCCAGCAGCGGCAAGATGGGCTTTGCCGTGGCCGAGGCCGCGCGGGACCGGGGCGCCCAGGTGACCCTGGTGACCGGGCCGGTCAACCTCCCTGACCCAGCAGGGCTGAAGGTGGTACGCATTGAGTCGGCGCTGGAATTGCGGGACGCCGTGGTCGCGGCCGCCCAGACCGCTGACCTCGTGGTCATGACCGCCGCCGTGGCCGACTACCGGGCTGCCGCCCCCAGCGGCGAAAAACAGGCGAAAGTTGCTGGCGACGTGACCATCCACCTGACCCCCAACCCCGACATCCTGGCCGAGTTGGGGCGGGACAAGGGGCGCCGGGTGTTGGTGGGCTTTGCCATGGAAACGCACGCTGGGGTGGAGCGGGCCGCCGGTAAGGCGCAGCGCAAGAACGCCGACTTTATCCTGCTGAATTACCCCACGCGCGAGGGGACGGCGTTCGGCGGCGACGACAATCAGGTAACCCTGGTGCGGCCAGACGGCCGCCACGAGGACTGGCCCCGCCTCAGCAAGCGCGAGGTGGCCGAGCAGCTCCTGACCGAGGCCGTTCGGCTGCTGCCCCCCACCCCATAG
- the argR gene encoding arginine repressor yields MAGALSKEQRQKRIQDIIARESVSTQGDLVERLRAEGIRVTQATVSRDINELRLVRLPVGKGRHRYALAQTAGHTGAEEELARLFQNFVHDVDRGENMLVIRTAEGHASGVALLLDRVRRDDIVGTIAGEDTIFVVARTTGDAENIMEEFHALMLG; encoded by the coding sequence ATGGCAGGCGCGCTCAGCAAGGAACAACGGCAAAAACGCATTCAGGACATCATCGCCCGCGAGAGCGTCAGCACCCAGGGCGATCTGGTCGAGCGCCTGCGCGCCGAGGGCATCCGGGTCACGCAGGCCACCGTCAGCCGCGACATCAACGAGCTGCGCCTGGTGCGCCTGCCGGTGGGCAAGGGCCGCCACCGCTACGCCCTGGCGCAGACCGCTGGCCACACGGGCGCCGAGGAAGAACTGGCTCGCCTCTTTCAGAACTTCGTGCATGACGTGGACCGGGGCGAGAACATGCTGGTTATCCGCACCGCCGAAGGCCACGCCAGCGGGGTGGCCCTGCTGCTGGACCGCGTGCGCCGCGACGATATCGTGGGCACCATTGCCGGTGAGGACACCATTTTTGTGGTGGCCCGCACCACAGGAGACGCCGAGAACATCATGGAAGAGTTCCACGCGCTGATGCTGGGGTAA